TTGCGCCTCTGAGCCTGCCCTCATTGGAATAGTCCCCCATAGGGAATAGATAGGCTCTTTCCGTTTTACTGCTGATGCCGGCGCGATGGACAAACAGCCACCCGTCATTTTCACAGACGGAGTCACAGTATTTATCCGCCAGGCAGAACATGGCCGCAAAGGAATGCTGACATGAGCTTTCTCCGTACTGATACAGGTACGGGTTAATTATTTTTTTGTGTTTCAATGTTACCGCTTCAAAATTCATCTTTATCTCCAATTGGCGGACAATCATTGCTATGCCGCCTTTTTTCACGTTCTATTCCACCGTCAGAATGTCGGTAAACCCAGTGACCTCAAACACTTCCAGGATGGTTTCGTTCACATGGCGGATCACCATTTTTCCCTGCTTGCTCATTACCTTCTGTGCAGATAACAGCACGCGTAATCCGGCAGAGGATATGTATTCCAGCTCTGAAAAATCTAAAACAAGGGACTCCACGCCATTCATGGAAGCCTTCAGCTCCGCTTCCAGCTGAGGTGCTGTGGTGGTGTCCAGGCGTCCGGACAGGGCCACAGTTAATTCGGTTGCGTTTAAAATTTTGTTAATTGTCATTCTTGATTCCTCCATATGATTGAGCTCATTAAAACATTTTGGTTACTGTGATTTCCAGCTTGCCGCTTCGAATACCGATGGATACGTCGTCAGCAAAATTTGCGATGATGGATTTTTCCATGCCATCCCACTCGCTGTTGACCTCCTCTTTTGGAGCGGATTCAATATACTGTGACAGCGTCCACACAGAAGCGTAATCAATTCCCGGTGTCTGCAGCCCGTATGACCAGGCTGATTCATAAAGGGCCAGACGCCCCTCGAAAGCCAGCACCTCCATAATAATGCCCATCAATCCCCTGATTCCTTGGTTCGCAGCGTTTTTGCCGCTGCTGCTCATGGAGAGGAAATGCTCTCGCGCCGTTTCTGTCACTTGCGCTTTGGTGATCGTACGCAACGTATACTGCCCTTCCTCTTGTCTTATCTCGAAGTCCATAACGTCTGTATGCAAAAGCTCCCTGCACATGGAAAACATCTCTTCTGCGAGAAGCCGCAGACAGCCTCTGTCTTTGGGGCGAAGTCCCTCCAGCGTGTCGATTTGTGCCAACGCCTCCTTCATGTTACTTTCTGTGATCCTGATTTCTTTCATTGCTTGCATCCTCTCTATTGGATTTTCTGTATTTCTCTGTTATAGCAGATCGGGCATTCGTTTACCCGAAAGCTGAATACGGCTCCGCATTGACATTGGTATGATGCCTGATCAGATTCGACCGACACACCGCCCACTACTTCATCCAGATCCTCATCAGACAGTTTGACCGACGGTTTGCTGCTCTTTCGGCGGCATGTGCCGTAATGCTTTTGCAGAGCAGTGTTTTCACGGAAGTCAGCATATTTGCAATACCAACATTCCCTCGCACAGGCCAATGCACTCTCCTGCCGTTCAAAATTCGCGCAGCACCCGGTTGATGTTATGATCCACCATCCTGCCGCTGACGTGCCGATCACGTCGGGGGTCTGTCGTGAAGTCATAAATTCATCCTCCTTTTTCTCCCGCTTCGATGCTCACCACGATAATATACCGTCCTTTCTTAACCACAGTTTTGAGGAAACGGTCCTGAAGGTGTTTTCGGTTTGAACTGTTCCTCTACGTCTTTTCTAGTGTTGACAGGGTCCTGGCTCAAGCCTCCTGAACTTGGTATCGAACCACTTTCAAACGCATTCACACACCCGCCGGCCACACTGTTCATTTCCTCATCCGTGAGGAGATTATCATGCTCCTTCAGATTTGTCTGTTCCTTCAGATTTGTCTGCTCGTTTAAATTTTTCTTTTCTGTCATTTTTTTGTCCTCCTTTTATTTAAAACAATGTTGTTTTTCCTACAAATTCGCTGTCATCAAGGCGCTGGCGTGCTACCAGCTCCGCGAAGCTGCCGTTTCTTTCAATCAGCTCATCATAGCTGCCGTCCTCAATCACCCTTCCTGCGTCCAGCACGATAATGCGATCGCACTCCTTGATGGTGGAAAGCCGGTGGGCGATCACAATGCGTGTGCATTTGAGACTTGCCAGCGAATCAGCTACAGTCTTTTGGGTCAGGTTGTCCAAAGCAGAGGTCGCCTCGTCAAACATGAGGATGCGAGGCTTGGGCGCCACCGCCCGTGCAATCATAAGCCGCTGTCGCTGTCCTCCTGAAACGCCGCCGCTGCCTTCAGAAAGCATCGTATGCATTCCCATGGGCATGTTCCGAATGTCGTCTGCAATGCCTGATCGCTCCGCCGCCTCCCATGCTTCTTTCATTGATAGCCATGGGGCTGAGATGGTGATGTTTGAAAAAATATCACCGGAGAAAAGCTTACCGTTTTGCATCACAACACCAATGCGCCGCCGAAGCGATTTGAGATCTACTGTGGCAAGATCTCTGCCGTCATAATAGACGGCTCCTTTTTGAGGTATCTCAAAGCCCAGCATCAGCCGCATGAGCGTGGATTTTCCGCAGCCGGTCTTGCCTACCAGAGCTACATACTGCCCCGGTCGAATTTTGAGAGACAGGTTGTCGACGATTAGAGGCATGCTCTCACTATAGCGAAAAGAGACGTTGTTCAGCTCGATGCCCCCTGATATGCGAGTGAGCACCTTCTTACCGATGGATACCTCCGGAACCGTCTCCAAAATGGGTTTTACCAGCTCCAACACCGGCTTGATATTCGCCGCCGTAATCGCAATACTTGACAGAGACAGAAACGCACCGCTCACCATACCATAGGCAACGTTGAATGCAAAATAGTCCGCTACAGACACGCCGGATTTCACCGCTGCATAATACAGAGCAATGTTGCCCACCAATGAAATTCCGGTGGTAATGACTGCATTTAACTTTAAGAACATGGGCGGGTCGTAGGTTAAGCTTGCCTTTTGGCGATAGAGTGCCGCCCACTGTGCAAACGCTCGTTTCTCCGCACCGGAAAGCTTTAACTTCTGCACACCGCTTACGAAGGAATAAATCAAGCCCGATTCCTTGGCTGAGAGCTTCATCATCTGCTGCGAGTGTTTCATCTGCATCAGTGTTGAGAGCAGCGTAAACAGAACTGTCGCCAATGTAATAGTAATCGCTGGCATGATTAGTGCCGGTGCGTACGTAAAGATCTGAGCAAGATACGCAAGGGAAAATACCGAAGTGAGTCCTGTGGTCAGAATCGCGCCGCCCAGCATACTGCAAAGCGTATTGATGCTTTGCGTACGGGCTGAAAGCTCACCTGCACTGTATTCCTTGAAAAATTCTGCAGGAAGAGACAATACGCGCATCATGGCGGCGGCCTGCACCGCCGTTCCGGTTTTCGTCTGCATCCGCTCGATGACGATGCTTTTCACCGTGCTCATAAGCAGGAATGAAATACCGGTTGCCGCCAGCATCACAGTCACCGCAGTAAATAATCGCAGATCACCTTTTGTGATGACGCTGGAGAAGATGATGTTATTGAGCTTCGGGCCCAGCATCCCGATGAGGGTGACTGCCAATGTGGCAATACCTGCCAGTGCATAATCAGCCGCAGAGAGGGTCTGGGCAATGTATACGAGCAGGTCTCGGATGCTCAGCTTCTTTAGCGGCAGCGGCTTGTAAAAGCAGATGGCTTCCATTTCCAGCATTGCTGCTGTTTCCCTGTTCAACTTCACGGTTTTACCATTGGCATGGTCGAAAAAGGCATAGCCGGAAAGCCCTTGCGGCAGCAGCGCTACCACTCCGCCGGCTTTGAGGGTTCCGAGGAACGCTCCAACCGCGTTGCGATACCATGCTCCCTCCAAATGGACCATTCTCCGCATGACACCGGAGGGCCGCAGCAGATATTCGAGCTGTTCATTGATGTCTGTTAATTCGTCCGGCAGCTCCACGGACTTAATGCGGTAAAATTTCAAAATCTCGTCCATTGCATTTTTGGTCTTCTGACGGTCATCCGAAAGAAGCCGCTCCATGCTCCGCCCCATGACAGCCCCCGCCATGGAGGAAAATGCTTCAGAAAAGGCGTCCTCGTCCGCCTGTATCCGTTGTTTTATCTGTTCGTCAAACCATCCCATCAGCTTCAGCCTCCTTCATTCGCTCGACACAAGCAAGGTATAGACCCCGCCTCTGGCATATAGCTCCTCGTGAGTCCCTCGTTCCACAACCTTACCCTTTTCCATCACGATGATTTCGTCGCAGTCCCGGATGGTAGAGAGTCGATGGGCGATAACGATACAAGTAATACCACGCGCTTTGATGGCGTTGACCACCTCAAATTCGGTCTTTGCATCCAGAGCAGAAGTCGCCTCGTCCAGGATGATGATGGTCGGGTCCTGGGCCAAAACTCTTGCAATTTCCAACCTTTGCCGCTGACCTCCGGATAAGTCCTTGCCACCCTCCATCAGCTGATAGGAATATCCGCCGTCCCTTCCCATGATGTCTTCGTGGAGGCTGGCATCCCGAGCGGCCATGATGACTTCAAAGTCCTCTATGGAGCTGTCCCACATCTTAATGTTATTGCTGATGGTATCTTCAAATAGAATAATGTCCTGATCCACCACCGCCACCGAACCGGTAAAAATGCTGCGATTGATCTCCCCGATGGTCTTGCCGTCAAATCGGATCTCACCGCCCCAGGGCTGGTACAGTCCTGAGATCAGCTTGCTGAGCGTACTCTTACCGCACCCCGAGGAGCCGACAAATGCGACACGACTTCCCGGCTTCAGATGCAGATCGAAATGCTCAATGAGCGGTGCATCCAGCTTAGAATAGCCGAAGGTCACATCCATCATTTCCACCTCCCCGGTTAGCTTACCGTACTCGGCGGTTCCATCGAGTCCTTCGTCGTAATTCACATCGGCAGGATACTCCATGACATCCTCGATCCGTTCCATATTGGTGCGCATCTCCTGAATGGTCTGCCCCGCTGTGATGAGGGAATGAGCCGGTCCGTTGAAGCCGCTTAAAAATCCTTGAAACGCCAAAATCATACCAACGGTGAACTGGCCCTTCATGGTCAAGTAAACGCCCAGCATCAGCACCGTAGTGGAGGTTAGCGACTCAACCAACATCGGCACCAGCCCCAAATAGTGGTTGATATGAGCGAACTTCTCCGTCTGCGTGTTCACACCAGCTTGATATCCCGCCCACTTTTCAAAAAATCCGTTTTCCGAGCCGCTGGCCTTGATGGTCTCGATCATTTCGATCCCCGCAACGGTGGAACCGGCAAGCTTGCCGGCATCGCGCATCTGCACCCTGGTGGAGTTGACCCGTTTCTCAGAGATGACCCGAGCCATAACGAGATTTACAAGAATGGAGACAAGTCCCACCACTGTCAACGGTAAGCTGTACCGTAGCATAGCGGCTAAGTAAAATACCATCATTCCCGTCTGCAGCACCAGCGGTGCAAAGGTAGCAATCAGGGCGTTTGCAATCCCTTCGTTGAGAGACTGCCGCATGGCAATATCCCCGGCCATGCGCTGAGAGAAAAACTCCATGGGCATCCGCAGTACATGCCACAAAAAGGATGAATTCGCCACAATAGCCAGCTTACCGTTTAGTTTCAACGTATAGACCGCCTGCACCCACGCAACAATCAGCGTTACGACGGTTGCCAAAGAAAGGCCCAGCAGGAATGGGTAAAACCACTCAGGGTTCTTTCCGGTAAGCAATCGATCCAGAAATACCCGGGAAAACGCAGGATTGATAATGCCCATCAGCGAGGTGATGGCCGTGGTAAGGATCACAAAAGCAACCGATGCTCCGGTACCCACCATACGTTTTTTCACAAAGTTCCAGGTGCTCTTGGGCTTTCCTTCCGGGACGAAGGTTTCATCCGGCTCAAAAATGATACACACCCCGGTGAAGCACTTGTCAAACTGCTCCATGGAAACAGTGTACGACCCCTTGGCTGGGTCGTTTATGTATGCCTTGCTTCCCTTAAAGCCGTCGAGCACCACAAAGTGATTGAAGTTCCAGTGGATAATGCATGGGAAGCGTCCATTTTCTCTAAGCTGCTCCGGCTCATAGCGGTAGCCCTGGGCGCTGAGACCGTAGCTGCGCGCAGCCTTCAGCACATTGAGCGCTTTGGATCCGTCCCGGGAAACGCCGCAATCAACACGCACCTGTTCCAGCGGCACCCACTTGCCGTAATAGGCCAGCACCATGCACAGGCTTGCCGCACCGCACTCCAGTGCTTCCATCTGCATCACAACAGGAACCTTGGCATATCCCTTTTCGATTGGTTTTTTCAGTTTCTTTTGATTCGCTGCCATAAGTTGCCTCAATTCAGAACGAAGGAGATGGGCGAGATGGTCTCAAGAACAATTTCTCCCGTATAAACGCCCTCTGGAATCGAAATATCCACGTTCACTGCCACTACCCAGTCGCCGGTTTTCAATCCCCCCAGATAGAGCGTATATTCATCAAAACGGTCAGTGATTTTCACGGGCCTTGACGGGACAGAGGCAATACTGCCTGTGCTGCCCTCCACTCGCACCTCCATTCCGGATACGAGGTTTTTTGCTTCCTCAGGGGTGACGTAGCAAAGGGCCTTTCCTTCCTCTACCACGATTACTACACCCTGCGTGGTGGTCAGGATGCCGAACACGCCCCAGACACAGACTCCGACGAGCAGCACGATCACTGTTCCCAAAATCAGCCATACGCCGGGCCTGGAAATCTTTATGTAGTCATTGAGCTGATCCGGTGACGACACCCGGTCAAGACTTGCTTTACGGAAAATGGTGTTGCTGCTCATGTTGATATCTCCTTATGAATGTTAGTGTGCTGACCGGCTGGTAGCTGAGCCGGTATTGGTCATTTTACTAAATGGTACTGAGAGCAGTTGGGATTATTGCAGTAAGGATAACCGTATGGTCCGATAGAAAGAAGTTGCAGACACACAGGACAATGGCCTTTTAGGGCACAATCCCCTCCGCCGCTTACAATGTCAAGTGCCTCGTCGGGGATGGCTGTTTTGCCGTTGATGTAGTCCTGAGCTTCCTGTTCGGTGATATCCTTACCAAGCCTCTCCTTTGCAAGCGTGATGATTTGTTCTATGGACATGGTGATTTCCTCCTTTAATTAATATCAATACTCTATAATCATCTTTCAATCTTCATCCAGTGTAGTGAGTTCGTCAAAATTCTACAATAGGTTTGCTATTTCCCGCAGATTTTGCGGCAGAATACGCAG
This genomic window from Clostridiales bacterium contains:
- a CDS encoding STAS domain-containing protein, producing the protein MTINKILNATELTVALSGRLDTTTAPQLEAELKASMNGVESLVLDFSELEYISSAGLRVLLSAQKVMSKQGKMVIRHVNETILEVFEVTGFTDILTVE
- a CDS encoding NHLP family bacteriocin export ABC transporter peptidase/permease/ATPase subunit, which gives rise to MAANQKKLKKPIEKGYAKVPVVMQMEALECGAASLCMVLAYYGKWVPLEQVRVDCGVSRDGSKALNVLKAARSYGLSAQGYRYEPEQLRENGRFPCIIHWNFNHFVVLDGFKGSKAYINDPAKGSYTVSMEQFDKCFTGVCIIFEPDETFVPEGKPKSTWNFVKKRMVGTGASVAFVILTTAITSLMGIINPAFSRVFLDRLLTGKNPEWFYPFLLGLSLATVVTLIVAWVQAVYTLKLNGKLAIVANSSFLWHVLRMPMEFFSQRMAGDIAMRQSLNEGIANALIATFAPLVLQTGMMVFYLAAMLRYSLPLTVVGLVSILVNLVMARVISEKRVNSTRVQMRDAGKLAGSTVAGIEMIETIKASGSENGFFEKWAGYQAGVNTQTEKFAHINHYLGLVPMLVESLTSTTVLMLGVYLTMKGQFTVGMILAFQGFLSGFNGPAHSLITAGQTIQEMRTNMERIEDVMEYPADVNYDEGLDGTAEYGKLTGEVEMMDVTFGYSKLDAPLIEHFDLHLKPGSRVAFVGSSGCGKSTLSKLISGLYQPWGGEIRFDGKTIGEINRSIFTGSVAVVDQDIILFEDTISNNIKMWDSSIEDFEVIMAARDASLHEDIMGRDGGYSYQLMEGGKDLSGGQRQRLEIARVLAQDPTIIILDEATSALDAKTEFEVVNAIKARGITCIVIAHRLSTIRDCDEIIVMEKGKVVERGTHEELYARGGVYTLLVSSE
- a CDS encoding NHLP bacteriocin export ABC transporter permease/ATPase subunit is translated as MGWFDEQIKQRIQADEDAFSEAFSSMAGAVMGRSMERLLSDDRQKTKNAMDEILKFYRIKSVELPDELTDINEQLEYLLRPSGVMRRMVHLEGAWYRNAVGAFLGTLKAGGVVALLPQGLSGYAFFDHANGKTVKLNRETAAMLEMEAICFYKPLPLKKLSIRDLLVYIAQTLSAADYALAGIATLAVTLIGMLGPKLNNIIFSSVITKGDLRLFTAVTVMLAATGISFLLMSTVKSIVIERMQTKTGTAVQAAAMMRVLSLPAEFFKEYSAGELSARTQSINTLCSMLGGAILTTGLTSVFSLAYLAQIFTYAPALIMPAITITLATVLFTLLSTLMQMKHSQQMMKLSAKESGLIYSFVSGVQKLKLSGAEKRAFAQWAALYRQKASLTYDPPMFLKLNAVITTGISLVGNIALYYAAVKSGVSVADYFAFNVAYGMVSGAFLSLSSIAITAANIKPVLELVKPILETVPEVSIGKKVLTRISGGIELNNVSFRYSESMPLIVDNLSLKIRPGQYVALVGKTGCGKSTLMRLMLGFEIPQKGAVYYDGRDLATVDLKSLRRRIGVVMQNGKLFSGDIFSNITISAPWLSMKEAWEAAERSGIADDIRNMPMGMHTMLSEGSGGVSGGQRQRLMIARAVAPKPRILMFDEATSALDNLTQKTVADSLASLKCTRIVIAHRLSTIKECDRIIVLDAGRVIEDGSYDELIERNGSFAELVARQRLDDSEFVGKTTLF